From the Clostridium putrefaciens genome, one window contains:
- a CDS encoding ISLre2 family transposase: MYNVSLNENGLTFKEIEKKIYKMVCDEACNVLKNVLEALDEKLLKERDIKVYRNKGLKKTCLRTIMGDVEYSRRIYQFELEDGKTATKFLLDEYLGMDTIGNVSINLVETILTNVSEVSFRKTAENIKTMCNQEISAQGVWNIVQMVGEKINELEKRKIELNEKGALKGKKEVPVLFQEQDGVWLSIQGKDRPKGKNRKKELKLAVSYTGWKLRPGSKKEYVVIDKTVCASFNSSSHFKKVAEATIAEKYNVDEIETRILNGDGAKWIKATCEDQDIHFQLDPFHISQAIIRKVSDKKEQKVLLKLFRQGKVDEGLEAIVNMMIENNKDEVVFKKLTELYDYFVHNKEGLVPYKLRDNITMPTAPEGIEYRQLGTMEHNICDVLAHRMKGRKMSWSINGADNLSKILAEKFSNRLFSTLDKIYKNIIPKGVIDTVIREIPLSASAVNKKGTKSKEYKIHTAPIPYSGAAVTLGRKVIQKLCGLKGFGDLSYN, from the coding sequence ATGTATAATGTTAGTTTAAATGAAAATGGCTTAACTTTCAAGGAAATAGAGAAAAAGATTTATAAGATGGTTTGTGATGAAGCCTGCAATGTTTTAAAAAATGTGTTGGAAGCTTTAGATGAAAAGCTACTTAAAGAAAGAGATATTAAAGTATATAGAAATAAGGGACTTAAAAAGACTTGTTTAAGAACGATTATGGGGGATGTTGAATATTCAAGACGTATTTATCAGTTTGAACTTGAAGATGGTAAAACAGCTACTAAGTTCCTTTTAGATGAGTATCTAGGCATGGACACCATAGGTAATGTATCTATAAATCTTGTAGAAACTATTTTAACCAACGTGTCAGAAGTATCTTTTAGAAAAACAGCTGAAAATATAAAAACAATGTGTAATCAGGAAATTAGTGCTCAAGGAGTTTGGAACATAGTTCAAATGGTTGGAGAAAAGATAAATGAACTAGAAAAGCGTAAGATTGAACTAAATGAAAAAGGTGCGTTGAAAGGCAAAAAGGAAGTACCAGTGCTATTTCAGGAGCAAGACGGGGTATGGTTATCCATTCAGGGAAAAGATAGACCAAAGGGTAAGAATAGAAAAAAAGAACTTAAATTAGCAGTATCTTATACAGGTTGGAAGTTGCGTCCAGGCAGTAAAAAAGAATATGTTGTTATTGATAAAACTGTTTGTGCAAGTTTTAATAGTTCTAGCCACTTTAAAAAAGTTGCGGAAGCAACCATTGCTGAAAAGTATAATGTTGATGAAATAGAAACTAGGATATTAAATGGAGATGGTGCAAAGTGGATAAAAGCAACCTGTGAAGATCAAGACATACACTTTCAACTGGATCCATTTCATATAAGCCAAGCAATTATTAGAAAAGTAAGTGATAAAAAAGAACAGAAAGTCTTACTTAAGTTATTTAGGCAAGGGAAAGTTGATGAAGGGTTGGAAGCAATTGTTAACATGATGATAGAAAATAATAAAGATGAAGTTGTTTTTAAAAAGCTTACAGAGCTATATGACTATTTTGTACATAATAAAGAGGGCCTAGTTCCATATAAATTAAGAGACAATATAACTATGCCTACGGCACCCGAAGGGATAGAATATAGGCAATTAGGGACTATGGAACATAACATTTGCGATGTGTTAGCACATAGAATGAAAGGTAGAAAAATGAGCTGGTCTATTAATGGAGCCGATAACTTATCTAAAATTTTAGCAGAAAAGTTCAGCAATAGATTATTTAGTACCTTGGATAAGATCTATAAAAACATTATACCGAAGGGCGTTATAGATACTGTAATTCGTGAAATACCTTTATCCGCTTCCGCGGTTAATAAAAAGGGTACGAAATCTAAAGAATATAAGATACATACCGCGCCTATTCCTTATAGTGGAGCCGCGGTTACCTTGGGAAGAAAAGTAATACAAAAACTTTGTGGATTAAAAGGATTTGGAGATCTTAGTTACAATTAA